AACGATGGCTGGAATCCCGAGGCAGTGAAGTAGAGCGCGGTATCATCGCACAAGTGAGCGACTCGATACAGCCAATGATGGAGCGGTTGCGCGCAGGCGATGTGCGTGTGCTGGCGCGTGCGGTGTCGGTGGTCGAGGACCGGCTGCCTGAGGCGGCGGAGCTGCTTGCTGCGTGCCGCCAATCTGCGGTGCGAGCACTGAGGATTGGCGTAACTGGGCCTCCGGGAGCAGGGAAGAGCACGCTGGTAGACCAGTTGGCTCGACTTCTACGTGCGGAGGGGAAGACGGTTGCGGTGCTGGCGGTTGATCCGTCGAGCCCTTTTACTGGTGGCGCTCTGCTGGGCGACCGCATTCGGATGCAGGGGTTCGCGGACGATGATGGCGTGTTTATTCGCAGCATGGCTTCGCGTGGTGCGATGGGCGGGATTGCCCGCGCGGCTGCCGATGTTTGCACGGTGATGGAGGCTGCGGGGCGCGAGACGGTTCTGATTGAGACTGTCGGGGTTGGACAGGATGAGGTGGATGTTGTTGGGCTCGCGGATGTGGCTGTTGTCGTGCTGGCTCCTGGGATGGGCGACGATGTGCAGAGCTTGAAGGCCGGGTTGATGGAAGTGGCGGATGTCTTTGCTGTGAACAAGGCTGATCGTGGTGGTGCGGAGGCTGTCGAGGCGGAGATTACATCAATGCAGGCGCTGGCCAGTGAGCATGGTGCGTGGGTGCCACCAGTTGTGCGAACGGTAGCTACTACAGGCGATGGCGTTTCAGCGTTGCTCTCGGCAGCGCGTCATTGTGCGGCACAGAAGAGTGCGCGGCGTGAAAGGATTCGAGCGAGTGTGAAGCTCGACCAGCTAAGGCTCGATCACATGGGCGTGGCCGTGCGAAGTATTGCTGCAGCGCGCGGATTTTATGAAGCGCTGGGGCTTTCCGTCACGCATGAGGAGACGGTAGAGCATGAGAAGGTAAAAACAGCGATGCTCCCACTGGGAGACACGCGGATTGAGCTGCTGGAGGCGACCGAGGCGGATTCTGTGATTGGGCGTTTCATTGAGAAGCGTGGTGAGGGGTTGCATCACATTGCTGTGTATGTGCCGGGAGTGGATGCGGCGTTTGAGCGCATGAAGGCTCAGGGCGTGCGGCTGGCCAGTAATGCGGTTCGTGTGGGTGCGGGCGGGCATCGCTACTTTTTCGTGCATCCTTCGAGCACGGGCGGTGTTCTGCTGGAGATTGTTGGCGAGGATAAGGCTTAATGCGGTTTTTGCTGATCCATACTTCGGGCGCGGAGGGCAGCGTGGCGCTTGCGTCAGACTCAGGTGTGCTTGCGTCTGCGCCGTTGCCAGGACGAAGTGCGTCGGAGCGGCTGCTGCCTGCTGTGCGGCGGTTGATGGAGTCTGCTGGATGGAGACTGCCCGACCTGACGGCGGTCGTAGTGGTCAATGGGCCGGGCTCCTTTACGGGAGTACGCGTGGGTTTGAGCGCGGCCAAGGGATTGTGTGAAGCTGGCGGAGTGCCAATGATTGCTGTTTCACGGTTGGCTTTGGTGGCAGCCGCGATCGATGACGTCGTGGTTCATGCTGTGCTCGACGCTGGGCGTGGGGAGTTTTACTGCGGTGAGTACGCCGGTCGGCGAATGGTGCGCGAGGCCTTGCTGCATGGGGATGAAGTGCGCGCAGTTGTGGGGAATGGAACGGTAGTGGTATGCGAGCCGAAGGTTGCTGAGGCTTTTAGGGATTTGAATCCGCAGATGGTGTGCGAGCCTTCGGCTGAAGCGGCGCTGCCGTTTGCGCTCGAGCGAGCTCGAACGGGGACTTTCGACGATGTTGCATTGAAAGATGCGAACTATCTACGTCGAACCGATCTAGAGATACAGGCCAGGCTGAGGACCGCGCAGTGAAGTTGCCCGAGTTGCGTGTTCGGGCAGCGGCCGTAGGCGACATCGCAGCCGTAGTCGAGCTGGAGCGTGGCATTGCTGAAGCACCGCACTGGAACGAAGCTGACTATGGTGCGATTTTGTGCGGAAGTGGTGTGCGTCGTTGTCTGCTTTTAGCAGACGTTGGCGGCGAACTTGCCGGATTTGCGGTGGGCAAAGTTGTCGTGGCTGGTTCGGAAGCTTTGGCTGAGCTTGAGAGCGTGGCCGTTCGCAGCGACATGCGGAGGAAAGGCGTGGGATCTGCATTGTGCGAAGCTGTGGCAGCATGGTGCCTGGCGCAAGGTGCGGCGGAGTTGGAGTTGGAGGTACGCTCTTGCAGCATAGACGCGCTTCGGTTGTATGAGCGGCTTGGCTTTGAATCCGTCGGGACTCGCCGCGCGTATTACCGCGATCCGGACGACGATGCAGTTTTGATGAGATTGAAGCTGATTTAACCCCGGTTTTCCACCTTGCCAGCTCTCGCCGGGCTGTAGTAGCGTTTTGCCATCGTTAAGAACGCCGTTCAACAATGGAGGTGCGCTTGATGCAGACCGCCAGGTTTACGGAGCTTCCACAGGCCTCGTCGCTTCCCTCGATCCATCAACTCATGCAGGAACACAGCCTGTACGACCGCAGGCTGGAGACACTGCGCGCCAAGGTTTACCTGACCGAAGCGGAGAAGATGGAAGAGGTTAGGCTTAAAAAGATGAAGCTGCATCTGAAAGATGAGATGGAACGGCTGAGGCGTCTCGGTGCGCCGTCGCCCGAAAACTGATTCCGGCGGTGCTTGATTGTGGCACGGGCGGCGCATCGCCTGAGGTGAGGGTGTGCCCTCTTCGGCGAGCTGCAGTCTGACAGGGGTTTGAGGCTTTATAATCGTGTACTTATGGTGAAAGATGGATTCTTTTACGCCTTAGGACTTGGGGCGGTTGCGGCGGTGCTGTGGTATCTGCACATGCCTGTGTTTCTGGTGGCGTTGCCCATTCTGCTGGCAGCGTTTTTTCTCTGGTTCTTCCGCGACCCGGAGCGGGTAATTCCGCAGGGCCCCGGGCAGATTGTCTCCCCCGGAGACGGGTTGGTGACAGAGGCTGAGTGGATCGAAACGACAGGCGGCAGCAGGCTTCGGATCAGCATCTTTCTGAATGTCTTCGATGTTCATGTCAACCGTGCTCCTGCAGGTGGCGTGGTGAAGGTGTGCGAGTTTCGCAAGGGTGAGTTCATGAATGCGATGAAGCCGCAGTCGGTGCTGAATAACGAGCAGACGCTGATTACCATCGACGCCGGCGGCTATGAGGTCAGCTTCAAGCAAATCGCCGGACTGCTGGCGCGGCGGATCGTCTGTAACCTGAAGGTCGGTGATCGGGTGGAACGCGGGCAGCGCGTGGGGCTTATCAAGTTTGGCTCGCGCGTCGATGTGTTGCTTCCAGCAGAGGCCGAGCTGAAGGTGAAGACGGGCTCTCGCGTGCGCGGAGGCGCCTCGGTACTGGCTGTGGTTCCTGAGCAGAGCAATCTGACCGGAGTGGCCTGATGGACGAACACGCGCTGGAAGAGTTGGACGAGATGGGCGCCGACCCAGACACTCGGCGGAGACAGCCAAGCCGTGGCATGTTTCTGCTGCCATCTCTGTTTACGGCGGGCAACATGGCTGCTGGATTTTATGCCATCACGCAGAGCGTGCAGGGGTCCCTGTTCGACACCTCGTACTTTGACCGTGCCGCGCTGGCAATTGGAATTGCGGTGCTGTTCGATGGTGTAGATGGTATTGTTGCGCGCGCGACGAATACGACCAGCGCGTTCGGCCGCGAACTGGATTCGTTGGCCGATGTCATTACATTTGGTGTTGCGCCCAGCCTGCTTGCATATATCTGGGGTTTTCGGATGATCCCGGCGTTATCGAATCCGGACTTGCGCGGCCAGATCGTGCATCTTGGCGTGTTCATCTGTTTCATCTTTTTGATCTGCGGAGCAAGTCGGCTCGCACGATTCAACATCAGCATCAACCCGCAGCCGAGGAACCCTGGCCGTCCGGGCAAGAAGTATTTTGTTGGGATGCCGATTCCAGCTGGTGCTGGCGTGATCGCCTCTGTTATTCACTTTCAAAAAGGTTCACCGATCGACAATCCATGGATTGCACTGGTTTGGGTGGCTCTGATCGGTTTCACTAGTTTCCTGATGGTGAGCAATTGGCGTTTCTGGAGCGCGAAAGAGATGACATCGGGCAAGCGCAGACCGTTCCAATTAGTTGCTGTGATTGCGGTATTCGGTGCGCTGATTGTTCTGTATCACCGCTACATGCTCATCATTCTGGCGATGGTGTATCTGGTCTCCGGTGTTCTGGCACGGCTGGCATATTCGTGGGGCAGGCGTCGCAGGCACGCATAGCGGTTGGATGGCGTTGTACCGCGTGGTTGGCGCGGCGAAGAGAGTCGGTGAGACATGGCGAATGAGACGTATCGGATTGGAATTGTAGGAGCAGCATCGCTGGTAGGTAAAGAATTGAGCGACGCCTTGGGCGAGTCGCTGCTTGCAACATCAGACGTCGTGCTGCTCGATGATGAAGAATCTGAAGGCCAGATGACAGCATCGGGTGATGAGGTCGCGTTCATCCAGCGGTTGGGGCCGTCATCGTTTGAGCGTTTGGATTTTGTCTTCTTTGCATCTGACTCCAGCGTGACTAAGAGGCATTGGGAAAAGGCGCGGCAGGCAGGCGCAACTATCCTTGACCTGACGTATGCGTTGGAAGGCAAAAAAGGTGTTTTGGTCCGTTCGCCTTGGGTGGCCGAAGTGCTTGAAGCGCTAGAAGCAGGCAAGCCGCACAAGGGCAAAGAGCCTGATTTGAACACCCATGCGGTTGTCGTAGCGCATCCTGCTGCGATGATGATTGCTCTGGCTGCAGCGAGACTACGCGCGCAACTGCCACTAGTGGCGGTTGCGGCAACGGTGATGGAGCCAGCTTCGCAGCATGGACGTGCTGCGATGGACGAGCTTCATCAACAAACGGTGAACCTGCTCTCGTTCCAGGGCTTGCCTCGCGAACAGTATGACGCGCAGACCGCATTCAATCTATTGCCAAAGCTTGGCGAAGCTGCTGCGGTGAAGTTTGCAGAGGTGGGGCAGAAAATCCGTGAGGAGTATGCCGCGTTGGTGGGCAGCAGCCTGCCATCATTGGCCTTGAACATGGCGCAGGCGCCGGTGTTTCACGGCTATGTAGTCTCGATGTTGATTGAGCTGGCGCAGCCGGTGACACTAGAGCAGGTCGAGACGGCGCTTGCTGGTGAACACATCGACATCGTCGGCACGGAGTCCGACCCTCCGAGCAATTTGAGCGCGACTGGGCAGGAAAATGTGATGTTGCGAGTCACCTCTGGCACGGGCGGCATGGGACTAGAAAACCGGTTCTGGCTGTGGATGGCTGCCGACAATCTGAAGCTGATTGCACTGAATGCGATTGCCTGCGCATTGGAATTGCGGAAGTTGAGGCCTTTGGGCAAAGTGCAGTAAAGATTGCATCTAGTGCGCCGGGGCGATTAGCTCCACGTAATTGCGGCCTTCATAGAGGCGGTAATGATTGCCCGAAGGTAAAATCTGCAGAGGTGTGGGGCGATGAAGTTCAGTGTCGTGCGCCGATTGGACTGTGAATAGTTCGTGTGCACCAATATCCATGACGATGAACTTGTTGTTAGCGATGAAACCGCAGCCATAAGCTCCAGGCACGAGGCGATGGCCGCCGATCTCAATTGGCTCCTGCGTGATGAGATACGCTTGATACTTCTGCTGCACGCTACTGGAGTATCCCGATGTATCAACTAGAGCGACAAGCAGCAAACTCTCTTTCCCGAAGCGGATTCCCGCAGAGTTGCGGTCCTGCACGCTTGCACTTTGCCCTTGGAAGAAGACAGTGGCTGGAATAATTTTGCCCGTTTCGGACGCGTTGAGAATAGTCATGGAAGCAGCGGCAGAGGGTGTGGAATTGGCTTGAGATACAGCCTGGACTGCTGGAAGAGAGAGTGTGATGACAATTGTTGCTGTGAGAAAGAGACGAAACATGGCACTCCTTTCAATCGAAGCCAATCGTAGCCAATGAGGGAGGGGATTGCAATGTCCGCCCGTGCGACTTTAGTGCTTGGAAGTTCCGGTATTATCTAAGAGATAGGTTAATTTCACCACCGTTGCGGTAAGTGTTCTCCTGGTGCTTGTATATAGGGAGAAATCCTTATTTGCCTGGCAGAGGTTAGATGAAGAATCCGGAGATGCGCATCGGTATCGATCTTGGTGGCACCAAAATCGAAGCGCTCGCCATTGACAGCAAGGGTGCGGAGCTGGTGCGGCACCGTATCCACACGCCGCGAGATGATTATGACGCTACGATCGCGGCGATGGTGGGATTAGTTCACCTGATCGAGAAAGAGACTGGCCGCGTCGGGACGGTCGGCGCTGGCATTCCAGGCAGCATCTCATCGGTGAGCGGGTTGGTGAAGAATGCCAACTCTACGTGGCTGAACGGACGCCCTCTGCACCGCGATTTGACGGCTGCTCTGGGACGCGAAGTACGCGTGGCAAACGATGCCAACTGCCTTGCCGTTTCTGAGGCGACGGATGGTGCGGCGGCGGGCAAGCGTGTCGTGTTTGGCGTGATTCTCGGAACGGGATGTGGCGGAGGAGTTGCCATTGATGGCCATGTTCATGCTGGGCCGAACGGTGTGGGTGGTGAGTGGGGACACAACCCGCTGCCATGGCCGAAAGAAACTGAGAACCCTGGTCCACGGTGCTACTGCGGAAAGCAAGGGTGCATGGAGATGTGGATCTCCGGCACAGGAGTAGCATTGGACTATAAGAATGTAACGGGCAAGCAGAAGACAGCTCGAGAAATTATGGCCGACTTTGAAACGGGTGAAGGAGACGCCGTTGCCGCTGTAGAGCGGCTAGAAGATCGATTGGCGCGCGGGCTGGCAAACGTGATTAATATGCTCGACCCCGATGTCTTCGTGGTTGGTGGAGGATTGTCGAAGACGAGTCATTTGTATCAGGCGCTTCCGGAGTTGCTGCCAAAGTATGTTTTTGGACGTGAAGTAGCGACACCTGTGTTGCAGGCGAAGTATGGCGATTCGAGCGGAGTACGCGGAGCGGCGTGGCTTTGGCCCAGTATCTGATGGGCGCAATATGCGATACTGAAGTAGAAATCGATGCTTGGAAGCACGCAGGCATACCTAGCAAGCCGGGATGGCGGAACTGGCAGACGCAGCGGACTCAAAATCCGCCGAGGGCAACCTCGTGGGGGTTCGACCCCCCCTCCCGGCACCAGCAAATCAAAACTTTTGCAGTGAACTAAAAGAGCGCGGAACAGCTCTTTCCCGTATGTGGTGTCTGCTATCCCTCATCCCCTTCGGCGACTGCACCAAGCACTTTTGTGATCAGCTTGAGGTCGTAGTTGCGATGGCAATTTCACTTTTCGCATGAAGCATGGTGGTGCCAAGAGACGCAAGCGTAGGCTTGACTCAAGCGTGCAGTGACATCAAATTATTGCAACGCAAAGGCCAGAATCGCGTTGTGTGCTACGGCAGCTCTTTCTATCGAGACTCAGATTTTGCAATAGCAGTTTCAGGAAGCGCCCATGCAAAGAGCACTCCGCCACTGCTGGTCATGATGTACTGGCGGTTATCGAGTTCGTAGGTGGTTGGTGAACTTTGCATCGCTGCTCCTGAGCCGGCGTGCCAGAGAGTTTTGCCGTCGCTGGTATTGAGGGCGAGGACATTGCCGTGCGCGTCGCCGGTGATGGTGAGGCCGGAGTCAGTGGTGAGCACGCCGGCACCCGAACCGCCGGGTCCTACATCGTGGGACCAGCGGATTTTTCCGGTGTGATAATCGATAGCTTCAATGACGCTGTTTCCCCAGACACCATAGTCGGCGCCTGCCCAGCCGTATTCGCCATCGGCCGGCTTGGCGAAGTAGATGCTGTAGCTTGGGCGGGCGTCGACGATGAAGAGTCCGGTTTTGGGATCGAAGCTAGGGGCGCGGAAGTTTGTCAGGCCGCCTTCATCGGGCGCGATCAGACGGCCATCGGGTGCGGGTTCTTTTTCTGGATTGGGAATGGGGTGGCCATCTTTGTCGACCCCGAGAGACCAGTTCACTGGGCCGAAGGTAGTGGTGAGCAGGCTCTTTCCGTTGGTTCTGTCGATGACGAAAAAGTATCCATTGCGAGAAGCCTGCATGAGCATCTTGCGGGGCCTTCCCTGGAAGTCGCCGTCTACCAGTACGGGAGTCTCGACGGCATCCCAGTCGTGTGTGTCATGGGGAGACACGGAAAATCCCCATGCAAGTTTCCCTGTATCAGGATCGAGTGCAACGATGCTGCATGTATAGGGATTCACCCCTGGGCGAGTTTTGCCGCTGAGGACAGGCGTGGGATTTCCGGTGCCCCAGTAGAGAAGGTTCAGGTCGGGATCGTAGGTACCGGTCATCCACGTCATGCCTCCCGTGGTGCTGTTTGGCGTGCCTTCAGGTGGCGTGCTATTCCATTGCCATTGCGTGGCGCCAGTGACTGGGTCGATCGACCTGAGATAACCGGTCAAATTGTCGAAATCGCCCGAAACTCCAACGATTACATGATCTCGGATGACGAGGGGAGCCATGGTTGTCCAGTATCCCTTGGTCACGTCAGCAACTTGGACGGTCCATCGGGCCTTTCCGTCTTTCGCGTCGAGCGAGGTCAGATGACCGTCCGGTGAAAGGAAATAGAGCCAGCCTTCATACATGGCAACGCCGCGCTGTCCGATGTGATCACCATCATCGGTGGGCTTGTTGTAATGCCAAAGCATGTGGCCTGAACGGGCATCCACAGCCCAGATATTGTCTGGCACTGTGAAGTAGAGGATGCCGTCAACCAGCAGAGGTGAAGATTTGATTGCGGCGTTCTGCCCAGTTTGAAATGCCCAGGCCAAGGTTAGGTTCTCGACGTTCTGGGGCGTGATTTGCGTGAGGTGGCTGTGACGCTTACCGGAGTAGTCGCCGTGATAGGTGGGCCAACTATCGGGGGCGGGGTGTAATATCGCTGAAGAGGCGAGGTTTTGCGCGGGCAGAGAATGTCTTAGCGGCAGGAAGAACGCTACTGCCGTTATCGCAATGCTTGTTCTTTGCAGGAAGCTCATGAAATCGCGGACCTCGTTAGCGAAGGGTTTGCAGGTATGCCATCAGATTATGGATGTCGGCATCGGTGTATTTGCTGAACAGTTGCACGTGAGCTTCCGCAGGAGAAGCTACGGTGTAGTGAACGCGGCTGGTAGACCATGAATGGTAAGTGCCTCGACTGTCGCGCAGACCGATGGTGAACTCATCGCGGTAGGCGAGCACGCCAGTTAGCTTTTCTCCCGTGGGAAGGACCACGGTGACGTGGCTCTTTGCGTCTTCGGGATAAAGCATTTGCTTTTCCAACTGAAGGCCCTCGAGGCGAGATGCGAGCCCTGCGAGGTCTCCTGTTGGCGAGTGGCATTTCGCGCAGCCACCGGCGCCGTAGAAGTACTGCTTTCCTTCGGCGGCGTTTCCTGTTTGCAGATCCGCGACATCGACGCCACGGCGGCCGCCGGGATGGGCGGCGGCTCTTGCTTGCTGGAAGTGGATAAATGCCGCGAGGCTCTGAAGCTCATCCTTCGAGAAGTTGAAGGCGGGCATCTTCTTTTCGGGGCGGCCGTCCCGGACGACCTCGCTGATCTTGTCGCCCTTGACATCGGCTAGAACCAGCTTCGAGCGAGTGAGGTCAGGGCCGGTTTCTCCTCCGGCTGCGTCTCTTCCGTGGCAGAATGCGCAGTTCCGTTGGAAGAGGCGATGGCCGCTATCCACTTCGTCTTTAGAAAGGCCAGACGCGCCAGCGGCGACGAGATCGTCTGTGTTCAAAAACCTGACGAGCGACGAGAGTTCCGGTTGCGGCATCTTTGGGAAGCCGGGCATGCGGCCTTTACCGACACGGATAATGTCCGTCATCTGACTGTCGTTGAGCTGCCGCTTGACCTCCTCCAATGGGGGAAAGCCGGGCAGGATGCCCTCGCGGTGCTCACCGTGGCAGATGGCGCAATGTTTGGCATAAGACTGCGCTCCATCGGTCTGATTTGCTTCTGCACGTGCGACAGGAACCAGCAAGGTGAGAGCTATACCCGCCAGCAGGGTTGGAGCGTGAAATCTTCTTCTCATTCCGGAAACGTCCTTGTCGCTAATCCGCATACTTGATGAGTTGCATGAAACCGTAGTCCATGTGGAGTTGTTGGTGGCAATGCCAGAGGGTGTCGCCGGGATTGTTGGCGACGAAATCGACTTCGACTGTATCGAGCGGCATGACATTGATGACATCTTTTCGGAGGCCGCTGATCTGCTTGTCTCCAATCCGCGTCACTTCAAACGTGTGACGGTGCAGATGGAGAGGGTGTTGATCGCCGCTGCCGTTTCGAAACACGAGGCGATATCGTTTGCCTTTTTGCACGGTCAACGGTTCGATTTTGGGCCAGGATTTATTGTTGATGGTCCAAGTGTCGAACTTCGATCCGTGAAGAGGGCCGATGTCACGGAAGGTCAAGGTAAAGCTATCGTCGGGGTTGGGTGCGACATGGCTGCCGGCAAACTGGGTATAGTCCCACGTTGAGGGTGCGGGGTCTTTCCAGGCTGGTGCTCCTTTTTTGCCTGCGTATTCGATGACGGTCCCGAGCCCCATCTCTCGTGCTTTTTCGAGCGTCGAACCGAGTATCCACACGCCGGGGGCATTCATG
This is a stretch of genomic DNA from Edaphobacter acidisoli. It encodes these proteins:
- the meaB gene encoding methylmalonyl Co-A mutase-associated GTPase MeaB, with the protein product MSDSIQPMMERLRAGDVRVLARAVSVVEDRLPEAAELLAACRQSAVRALRIGVTGPPGAGKSTLVDQLARLLRAEGKTVAVLAVDPSSPFTGGALLGDRIRMQGFADDDGVFIRSMASRGAMGGIARAAADVCTVMEAAGRETVLIETVGVGQDEVDVVGLADVAVVVLAPGMGDDVQSLKAGLMEVADVFAVNKADRGGAEAVEAEITSMQALASEHGAWVPPVVRTVATTGDGVSALLSAARHCAAQKSARRERIRASVKLDQLRLDHMGVAVRSIAAARGFYEALGLSVTHEETVEHEKVKTAMLPLGDTRIELLEATEADSVIGRFIEKRGEGLHHIAVYVPGVDAAFERMKAQGVRLASNAVRVGAGGHRYFFVHPSSTGGVLLEIVGEDKA
- the tsaB gene encoding tRNA (adenosine(37)-N6)-threonylcarbamoyltransferase complex dimerization subunit type 1 TsaB; the encoded protein is MRFLLIHTSGAEGSVALASDSGVLASAPLPGRSASERLLPAVRRLMESAGWRLPDLTAVVVVNGPGSFTGVRVGLSAAKGLCEAGGVPMIAVSRLALVAAAIDDVVVHAVLDAGRGEFYCGEYAGRRMVREALLHGDEVRAVVGNGTVVVCEPKVAEAFRDLNPQMVCEPSAEAALPFALERARTGTFDDVALKDANYLRRTDLEIQARLRTAQ
- a CDS encoding GNAT family N-acetyltransferase is translated as MKLPELRVRAAAVGDIAAVVELERGIAEAPHWNEADYGAILCGSGVRRCLLLADVGGELAGFAVGKVVVAGSEALAELESVAVRSDMRRKGVGSALCEAVAAWCLAQGAAELELEVRSCSIDALRLYERLGFESVGTRRAYYRDPDDDAVLMRLKLI
- a CDS encoding YdcH family protein; amino-acid sequence: MQTARFTELPQASSLPSIHQLMQEHSLYDRRLETLRAKVYLTEAEKMEEVRLKKMKLHLKDEMERLRRLGAPSPEN
- a CDS encoding phosphatidylserine decarboxylase; the protein is MVKDGFFYALGLGAVAAVLWYLHMPVFLVALPILLAAFFLWFFRDPERVIPQGPGQIVSPGDGLVTEAEWIETTGGSRLRISIFLNVFDVHVNRAPAGGVVKVCEFRKGEFMNAMKPQSVLNNEQTLITIDAGGYEVSFKQIAGLLARRIVCNLKVGDRVERGQRVGLIKFGSRVDVLLPAEAELKVKTGSRVRGGASVLAVVPEQSNLTGVA
- the pssA gene encoding CDP-diacylglycerol--serine O-phosphatidyltransferase, which gives rise to MDEHALEELDEMGADPDTRRRQPSRGMFLLPSLFTAGNMAAGFYAITQSVQGSLFDTSYFDRAALAIGIAVLFDGVDGIVARATNTTSAFGRELDSLADVITFGVAPSLLAYIWGFRMIPALSNPDLRGQIVHLGVFICFIFLICGASRLARFNISINPQPRNPGRPGKKYFVGMPIPAGAGVIASVIHFQKGSPIDNPWIALVWVALIGFTSFLMVSNWRFWSAKEMTSGKRRPFQLVAVIAVFGALIVLYHRYMLIILAMVYLVSGVLARLAYSWGRRRRHA
- a CDS encoding Asd/ArgC dimerization domain-containing protein, encoding MANETYRIGIVGAASLVGKELSDALGESLLATSDVVLLDDEESEGQMTASGDEVAFIQRLGPSSFERLDFVFFASDSSVTKRHWEKARQAGATILDLTYALEGKKGVLVRSPWVAEVLEALEAGKPHKGKEPDLNTHAVVVAHPAAMMIALAAARLRAQLPLVAVAATVMEPASQHGRAAMDELHQQTVNLLSFQGLPREQYDAQTAFNLLPKLGEAAAVKFAEVGQKIREEYAALVGSSLPSLALNMAQAPVFHGYVVSMLIELAQPVTLEQVETALAGEHIDIVGTESDPPSNLSATGQENVMLRVTSGTGGMGLENRFWLWMAADNLKLIALNAIACALELRKLRPLGKVQ
- the mak gene encoding fructokinase, coding for MKNPEMRIGIDLGGTKIEALAIDSKGAELVRHRIHTPRDDYDATIAAMVGLVHLIEKETGRVGTVGAGIPGSISSVSGLVKNANSTWLNGRPLHRDLTAALGREVRVANDANCLAVSEATDGAAAGKRVVFGVILGTGCGGGVAIDGHVHAGPNGVGGEWGHNPLPWPKETENPGPRCYCGKQGCMEMWISGTGVALDYKNVTGKQKTAREIMADFETGEGDAVAAVERLEDRLARGLANVINMLDPDVFVVGGGLSKTSHLYQALPELLPKYVFGREVATPVLQAKYGDSSGVRGAAWLWPSI
- a CDS encoding acido-empty-quinoprotein group A, with the translated sequence MSFLQRTSIAITAVAFFLPLRHSLPAQNLASSAILHPAPDSWPTYHGDYSGKRHSHLTQITPQNVENLTLAWAFQTGQNAAIKSSPLLVDGILYFTVPDNIWAVDARSGHMLWHYNKPTDDGDHIGQRGVAMYEGWLYFLSPDGHLTSLDAKDGKARWTVQVADVTKGYWTTMAPLVIRDHVIVGVSGDFDNLTGYLRSIDPVTGATQWQWNSTPPEGTPNSTTGGMTWMTGTYDPDLNLLYWGTGNPTPVLSGKTRPGVNPYTCSIVALDPDTGKLAWGFSVSPHDTHDWDAVETPVLVDGDFQGRPRKMLMQASRNGYFFVIDRTNGKSLLTTTFGPVNWSLGVDKDGHPIPNPEKEPAPDGRLIAPDEGGLTNFRAPSFDPKTGLFIVDARPSYSIYFAKPADGEYGWAGADYGVWGNSVIEAIDYHTGKIRWSHDVGPGGSGAGVLTTDSGLTITGDAHGNVLALNTSDGKTLWHAGSGAAMQSSPTTYELDNRQYIMTSSGGVLFAWALPETAIAKSESR
- a CDS encoding c-type cytochrome, producing the protein MRRRFHAPTLLAGIALTLLVPVARAEANQTDGAQSYAKHCAICHGEHREGILPGFPPLEEVKRQLNDSQMTDIIRVGKGRMPGFPKMPQPELSSLVRFLNTDDLVAAGASGLSKDEVDSGHRLFQRNCAFCHGRDAAGGETGPDLTRSKLVLADVKGDKISEVVRDGRPEKKMPAFNFSKDELQSLAAFIHFQQARAAAHPGGRRGVDVADLQTGNAAEGKQYFYGAGGCAKCHSPTGDLAGLASRLEGLQLEKQMLYPEDAKSHVTVVLPTGEKLTGVLAYRDEFTIGLRDSRGTYHSWSTSRVHYTVASPAEAHVQLFSKYTDADIHNLMAYLQTLR